The genome window TTTCGTCAATGTCAACCAGCTCGTCACCGGTGGACAGGATGGCGACAAGGGGCCTCTGATAAACATATATAAAGGAACGACCCAGAGCGGCCAGCATGCCTACCTCTGCCGGTCTTACGATCTCTCCCCGTGAGATGACCAGCTCTCCCTCTTTGACATCCTCTCCCGCATACCTGATATCCTGTCCCTGTTCGGTCTGTACATAGACCTTTACCCTCTGTCCATCCCTTTCCGTATCTTCCATTCTGATGACGGCATCCGCTCCCTCCGGTACAGGAGCGCCGGTCATGATCCTGGATGCAGTACCAGGTTCCACACTTTTCCGGGGAATATAACCGGCGGGGATATCTTCGATGACATCAAGGGTAACCGGGTTTTTCCTTGTCGCCCCCAGGGTGTCCTTCCAGCGGAGGGCATAGCCGTCCATAGCCGAGTTGTCTTTCGGCGGGATGTTACGTATGGCGTATATATCCTCACCGATAACCCTTCCCAGGGCATCCAGGAGACTGACCTTCTCCAGACCGAGAGGGGCAATGTTTTTAAGAATACGGTTCAGGGCGTCTTCAACAGTGATCATTTTTCCCTATTGTAGTAACGATTGTAATAATTGTAATAGCGGTTCAATTTCTGACAGAGCATCTATAGAAAATATCTTAAATGATTTACCCTGTCAATACGTAATCGGAGAGATGTTTTTATCCTTGAATAAATCATGTTTGTATTATAAATTACAAAATTCAACAATATCCCTGATTTTATCAAGAGTTGGGTTGTTTACAAGGTGAGGAAGATTATTGAGAAAAAGTATACCATATCTGATCCTGCTTTCCATGCCCTGTTTGACAGGATCAGTGGTGGAGAAAAAAAGATAAGGGTCGGTGGTCTTCAGGGCGCGGCAAAATCCCTCCTCCTTTCCATCCTTTTCAGACGTATTGATAAGTCATTGCTCGTGGTCACTCCTACGGAGAGAGAAGCGAAGGATACCTATCAGGGCATTTCTTTTTTTCTGGGAGAGGACAAGGTATCCCTTTACCCCCCCTGGGATACTATTTCCCTTGACCTGTTTACTTTCCAGAGGGAAGTGGAATTACGGCGGATGGATGTACTCTACCGGTTGTTATTAGGAGAGGCGGCGATAGTCGTAGCGCCCTTAAAGGCCCTGATGCAGAGGGTTATCCCCGAAAATGTCTTCGAGAGTTATCTTGAATTCATCTCTGTGGGGGATGTCATCGAAAGGGAGGAGCTGGTAGCAAAATTGTTTGCTGGAGGGTACAGCAGGGCGCCCCTCGTGGAGGGAAAGGGTGAATTCAGCCTGAGGGGTTATGTAATTGATGTTTTCCCTCCCCAGGCGGCGAGACCTGTCCGGATGGAGTTCATGGGGGACGAGGTGGAATCAATCAGGGAGTTTGATACCGCATCACAGCGATCCACGGGGAAGTTGGAAGAATTTACCATTACTCCGGCAAGAGAGGTCATCCTGACTCCCATGAGGAAGCAACAGGCCATAAGAAATATAAGACACAGGGCGAATGAACTGGAACTCCAGGGGATAATGAAACACCGCCCCGTGGAGATGATGGAAAATGGCATGGTATCTTCGATAAATCCCCTGTTCCTTCCTCTCTTTTACGAATCCTTTACCAATAATGAAAACCTGGAGGATCATGATACGCTCGGAACATTGTTTGACTTCATGCCCCGGGGTACTGGTATCGTTTTTGATGATTTCCTGGCCTTACGGTCCTCTGAAGAGAGAATAGTAAATGAAATAGACCGTCTCTTAATGAAGGCCGGCAGTGAGGGGAAATTTTACTTGGGCAAGGAATCTTCTTGTCTGACGGGGGAGAAACTCCTCCGGTGCTATGAGGATTTCCAGCAGATATATCTCGAAGGCCTGGCCCTCGGCGGTCCTGGTGAGGGTGACCACCCTGCCGCACAGGTGAAATTTCTCATGGATGCGGATGTGGAATGGAAGGAAGCAATGAAGACACGGGGTGAGGAGGAGGGACTTCTCACCCCCCTCGTGGAAAGGATCAAGGGGTGGCTTGAAGAGGGGAATCTGGTGACCCTTCTCTGTGCGGGCCAGGAGAGAACCCAGAGGATGTCCTATCTTTTAGCGCAATACTCCCTTCCCGTCAGCCAGCCCCACGCTCACCCTCTTCCCTTCCTGGCCGAGGTTCTTCAACATGACGGCAAGGGACGTCTCGTCCTCAGAGAGGGTAGGATAACCGCGGGGTTTCACTTCCCCGGCCTGAAACTGGTGGTGATCAGTGAAGAGGATATCTTCGGTAAAAAGGTGGCGAGAAGGCGGGGAAGGCCAGCCAGAGAGGGGTATTTTCTTCAATCCTTTGGTGAGCTTAAGGAGGGAGATTATGTCGTCCATACCGACCACGGCATCGGGACCTATCGGGGACTTCAGAAACTTACCGTCGGTAAGACCGGTATTATCAACGATTTCCTCCTTGTTGAGTACCAGGAAGGAGATAAACTCTATATACCGGTAGACCGTCTCGACCGGATACAGAGGTACGTCGGCCAGGAAGGTTATGTGCCGAAGATTGATAGATTAGGGGGGACTTCCTGGGAGTCGGTAAAGGAAAGGGTCAAGAGATCGGTGAGAGAGGTTGCCGAAGAGCTTGTTTCGGTCTATGCCGCCAGGGCGGTGATGGAAAGGCAACCCTTTTCTTTACCTGACAGGATTTACAATGAATTTTCTTCCACCTTTGAGTTTGAGGAGACACCCGATCAGGACAGGGCGATTGAGGATGTCTGTCTTGACATGGGCAGTGCCAGACCTATGGACAGATTGATCTGCGGCGATGCCGGGTTTGGTAAGACCGAGGTGGCCCTGCGGGCCTCTTTTCGGGCCGTCATGGATGGGAAACAGGTCGCTGTTTTAGTTCCCACGACGATCCTTGCCGAGCAGCACTACCAGACATTTTCCCGCAGATTGAGCGATTATCCCATTTGTGTTGAGGTCCTGAATCGTTTTAAAACGAAGAAGGAGCAACAGAAAATCATAGAGGAGACCAGAAAGGGGACCATGGATATCATTATCGGCACCCACCGGATCCTGCAGAAGGACATTGCCTTCAAAGACTTAGGCCTTGTCGTTATAGACGAAGAACAGCGTTTCGGGGTAACTCATAAGGAAAAATTGAAGAAGCTCCGCACTCTCGTTGACGTCCTTACCCTGACAGCAACCCCCATCCCGAGGAGTCTGCATCTTTCGCTTGTCGGTATCCGTGATCTGTCTGTCATCAATACCCCTCCCAAGGATCGCCTTTCTATCAAGACTTATGTGCTTGAATTTAATGAAGACGTGATAAGAGAGGCAATCCGGGAAGAACTCAGGAGAAATGGGCAGGTCTTCTTTCTCCATAACCGGGTACAATCCATATTCACCGCGGCGCGGTTTGTGGAAAGGCTCGTTCCTGAGGCCAGCGTCGCTGTTGTTCATGGCCGCATGAAGGGAAAAGAGACAGAGGATACGATGGCAAAGTTTATCAGGGGAGACTACAATGTTCTGGTTTGCACGACGATCATCGGCTCCGGCATTGATATCCCCACGGCCAATACCATCATCATCAATCGGGCCGACCGGTTTGGCCTTTCCCAGCTATACCAGCTCAGGGGAAGGGTAGGGAGGTCGAAGGAGGAGGCGTATGCCTATCTTCTGATACCTAAGGGAGTGATGCTCCTGCCGGATGCGAGGAAGAGACTGCAATCGCTCATGGATTTTTCCGAGGCCGGCTCCGGTTTCCGCATTTCCATGAATGACCTGAATATCAGAGGGGGAGGGGATATCCTTGGCACCTCTCAATCGGGGCACATCTCGGCTGTTGGCTATGAACTTTATACCGAATTGATGGAAAAGACCATCAGAGAACTGAAGGGGGAGGTGATCGAAGAGGAGGTAAAGCCGGAGATTAATCTCGGTCTGCCTGCCTTTATTCCTGAGGACTATATGACCGATTGCGTAAGGAGGCTTGTCACCTACAAGAGGTTGTCCCTGGCGTCAACGGATGAAGAACTGTCTGAGATTAAAGAAGAATTGATAGACTGCTATGGATTCATACCACCTGAACTTGCGAACCTGTTAGAGGTGATCAGCCTCAGGAACATCCTGAAGCATCTCAAGAGCAAGAAGATGGGGTATGACGGGAAGACCATGTTCATCCTTTTCCAGGAGACTTCTCCCGTGGAAGCGGCCAAAATCGTCGAGCTCTCCCGGAAAAGGATGAAGGGGATGAGACTGACTTCCGATTTCAAACTCTATGTTCCCATGCCGTCTCTGACAGGGGATGAAATTATCAGACATGCGAAAGGCCTGTTACAGGCATTGATGAACTGATAAAGTCGTAAGTCGTATGTCGTAAGTCGTATGTCATAATATAAAAGACATAGGACGTAAGACGTAAGACGTAGGACTTATTGATGAAGGGGGGAGTGGGAAAATGACAGGAAAAACATTAAAGACCTGGGTGGTTCTTTCTTTTGCGGTTTTTCTAACTACTTCGGTATATGCCGAAATTGCAGACAGAATCGTGGCCATTGTAAATGATGAGGTTATCACCATGTTCGATTTGAACAGCGCCCTGGAGTCATACCGGAAAAAGATAGAAGAATCTTACACGAGTCGGGATAAGGACAGTGTTGTTGCCGAGGCTAAAGTCGCCATGTTGAATAAGCTGATTGATGGTCACCTGATCGAACAGGAGGCGAAAAAAGCGGGGATTGTCGTCAAAGATGAGGAGGTTATGGAAACAATCAAAGACATCCTCGGCAAAAGAAATATCAAGATAGGGGATTTTACAGAAATCCTTGTCAGGGAAGGGTCCAGTTTTGATGCCTACAGGAAAGAGATCAGAGATCAGATGACCAGGATGAGACTCATCAGGCGGGAGCTGAGGCCCAAGGTTAGGGTTAGTGAAGATGAAATAGGTGAGTATTACCGTAAGCACAGGGAGGATTATGAGGGCAGAGAAGCGGTCCGGGTTAAGCAGATATTTATTCCAATTCCGAAGGACTGTGATCAGGAGATGAGGGCAAGGCTTAGGGCCAATGCCGAAATGATCCGCAAACAGATAAATACGGCGGAATCCTTTGACCTTGTCGCGGCAACCTATGCGACAGGACCTGCCGCGGCCATAGGTGGCGATACCGGTTTTGTTGAGAGGGGGATGATGATCCCCGCAGTAGAAGAGGTGGCCTTCAGCCTGGGAAAAGATGGGATCAGTGATATAATTGAGTCCCCCATGGGTTTTCATATCATCAGGGTTGTTGATAAGAGAGGAGGGGGGATTAAGCCCCTCGAATCCGTCCGTGAAGAGATCAAAGAAAAGATAGAGGATGAAAAAATGGATAAGAAGTACGAAGAATGGATCGGAGAATTGAGAGCGAAATCTCACATTGAGATAAAACTTTAGGAACTACTTAGGAGCCAGGAGCCAGAATTCAGGAGCCAGTATGAAAAGAAAGCCCGCTAAGGATTTTCACACCGATGGAGTATAAGTGTTAAACAATATCAAATGACCAAAACACAAAATTCGAGACAACGCAGGGAGGATAAAGAAGAAGTCAGTAAGTTGATAGAGGCATACACTCTTTTATTCTGGATTCTGGCTCCTGACTTCTGACTCCTGAGTAATTACGCATGAATTATATAAAAATCAAAAGGGCCTCCCAACACAATCTAAAGAATATAAATATAGAGATACCGAGGGATAAGCTTGTTGTCATCACCGGTGTCAGCGGTTCCGGTAAGTCATCCCTTGCCTTCGATACCATCTATGCCGAAGGACAGAGGCGTTATGTGGAATCGCTGTCTACCTACGCCCGGCAGTTCATCGGTCAGATGGACAAACCTGAGGTTGAATCAATTGAGGGCCTCTCTCCTGCCATTGCCATCGAACAGAGAACGGCAAGTCAGAATCCCCGTTCGACCGTGGGAACAGTCACCGAGATCTATGACTACCTTCGCCTCCTCTAT of Syntrophales bacterium contains these proteins:
- a CDS encoding SurA N-terminal domain-containing protein, whose protein sequence is MTGKTLKTWVVLSFAVFLTTSVYAEIADRIVAIVNDEVITMFDLNSALESYRKKIEESYTSRDKDSVVAEAKVAMLNKLIDGHLIEQEAKKAGIVVKDEEVMETIKDILGKRNIKIGDFTEILVREGSSFDAYRKEIRDQMTRMRLIRRELRPKVRVSEDEIGEYYRKHREDYEGREAVRVKQIFIPIPKDCDQEMRARLRANAEMIRKQINTAESFDLVAATYATGPAAAIGGDTGFVERGMMIPAVEEVAFSLGKDGISDIIESPMGFHIIRVVDKRGGGIKPLESVREEIKEKIEDEKMDKKYEEWIGELRAKSHIEIKL
- the mfd gene encoding transcription-repair coupling factor, with product MRKIIEKKYTISDPAFHALFDRISGGEKKIRVGGLQGAAKSLLLSILFRRIDKSLLVVTPTEREAKDTYQGISFFLGEDKVSLYPPWDTISLDLFTFQREVELRRMDVLYRLLLGEAAIVVAPLKALMQRVIPENVFESYLEFISVGDVIEREELVAKLFAGGYSRAPLVEGKGEFSLRGYVIDVFPPQAARPVRMEFMGDEVESIREFDTASQRSTGKLEEFTITPAREVILTPMRKQQAIRNIRHRANELELQGIMKHRPVEMMENGMVSSINPLFLPLFYESFTNNENLEDHDTLGTLFDFMPRGTGIVFDDFLALRSSEERIVNEIDRLLMKAGSEGKFYLGKESSCLTGEKLLRCYEDFQQIYLEGLALGGPGEGDHPAAQVKFLMDADVEWKEAMKTRGEEEGLLTPLVERIKGWLEEGNLVTLLCAGQERTQRMSYLLAQYSLPVSQPHAHPLPFLAEVLQHDGKGRLVLREGRITAGFHFPGLKLVVISEEDIFGKKVARRRGRPAREGYFLQSFGELKEGDYVVHTDHGIGTYRGLQKLTVGKTGIINDFLLVEYQEGDKLYIPVDRLDRIQRYVGQEGYVPKIDRLGGTSWESVKERVKRSVREVAEELVSVYAARAVMERQPFSLPDRIYNEFSSTFEFEETPDQDRAIEDVCLDMGSARPMDRLICGDAGFGKTEVALRASFRAVMDGKQVAVLVPTTILAEQHYQTFSRRLSDYPICVEVLNRFKTKKEQQKIIEETRKGTMDIIIGTHRILQKDIAFKDLGLVVIDEEQRFGVTHKEKLKKLRTLVDVLTLTATPIPRSLHLSLVGIRDLSVINTPPKDRLSIKTYVLEFNEDVIREAIREELRRNGQVFFLHNRVQSIFTAARFVERLVPEASVAVVHGRMKGKETEDTMAKFIRGDYNVLVCTTIIGSGIDIPTANTIIINRADRFGLSQLYQLRGRVGRSKEEAYAYLLIPKGVMLLPDARKRLQSLMDFSEAGSGFRISMNDLNIRGGGDILGTSQSGHISAVGYELYTELMEKTIRELKGEVIEEEVKPEINLGLPAFIPEDYMTDCVRRLVTYKRLSLASTDEELSEIKEELIDCYGFIPPELANLLEVISLRNILKHLKSKKMGYDGKTMFILFQETSPVEAAKIVELSRKRMKGMRLTSDFKLYVPMPSLTGDEIIRHAKGLLQALMN